Proteins encoded in a region of the Frondihabitans sp. 762G35 genome:
- the rpsE gene encoding 30S ribosomal protein S5, protein MSDATNKTPEPAAEAVVDRPVETAAGSESNNREGANAGRTDRRGGSGRGDRNQGRGGRDDRDKSQFLERVVTINRVSKVVKGGRRFSFTALVVVGDGNGLVGVGYGKAREVPTAISKGVEEAKKNFFRVPRIANTIPHPVQGEAAAGVVLLRPAAAGTGVIAGGPVRAVLECAGIHDVLSKSLGSSNTINIVHATVAALKQLEEPRAVAARRGLDIDHVAPARLLRVEAEARAAATEKAGA, encoded by the coding sequence GTGAGCGACGCAACGAACAAGACGCCGGAGCCGGCGGCGGAAGCCGTCGTCGACCGTCCCGTCGAAACGGCTGCCGGATCGGAGTCGAACAACCGCGAGGGTGCCAACGCCGGTCGTACCGACCGACGTGGCGGCAGCGGTCGCGGCGACCGCAACCAGGGCCGTGGCGGTCGTGACGATCGCGACAAGAGCCAGTTCCTCGAGCGCGTCGTCACCATCAACCGCGTGTCCAAGGTCGTCAAGGGTGGTCGTCGCTTCAGCTTCACCGCTCTCGTCGTCGTCGGAGACGGCAACGGACTCGTCGGTGTCGGCTACGGCAAGGCCCGCGAGGTCCCCACGGCTATCTCGAAGGGTGTCGAGGAGGCGAAGAAGAACTTCTTCCGCGTCCCCCGCATCGCCAACACGATCCCGCACCCGGTGCAGGGTGAGGCCGCAGCCGGCGTCGTGCTGCTGCGTCCCGCCGCAGCCGGTACCGGTGTCATCGCGGGTGGCCCGGTTCGCGCCGTCCTCGAGTGCGCCGGCATCCACGACGTCCTGAGCAAGTCGCTCGGTTCGTCGAACACCATCAACATCGTGCACGCGACCGTCGCGGCGCTCAAGCAGCTCGAGGAGCCGCGCGCCGTCGCAGCTCGTCGTGGCCTGGACATCGACCACGTCGCTCCGGCTCGCCTGCTCCGCGTCGAGGCCGAGGCTCGTGCCGCCGCAACTGAGAAGGCAGGTGCCTGA
- the map gene encoding type I methionyl aminopeptidase, whose translation MAFRKQGIYKTPDEIRRMLEPGLLTAASLDAVAAAIRPGVTTGELDALAEKTIRDGGGVPNFQLVPGYRHTVCASVNADVVHGIPGDRVLRAGDLVSIDSGAEVGGWNGDSARSFVVAGPADPALPAAVVEARRRLSDVTEQSLWHGIAALASARHLNEVGAAVEEYIESQGDYGILEDYVGHGIGRTMHEEPPVFNYRVRGNGPAVKPGLVVAIEPMVTAGGIDTVTQDDDWTVTTADGSDSAHWEHSVAVHADGIWVLTAADGGASGLAPMGIRPVRPAG comes from the coding sequence GTGGCCTTCCGCAAGCAGGGCATCTACAAGACACCCGACGAGATCCGCAGGATGCTCGAGCCCGGCCTCCTCACGGCCGCTTCTCTCGACGCCGTCGCGGCGGCGATCCGGCCGGGAGTGACCACCGGCGAACTGGACGCCCTCGCCGAGAAGACGATCCGCGACGGCGGGGGAGTGCCGAACTTCCAGCTGGTGCCCGGCTACCGGCACACGGTCTGCGCCTCCGTCAACGCCGACGTGGTCCACGGCATCCCGGGCGACCGCGTCCTCCGAGCGGGAGACCTCGTGTCGATCGACTCCGGCGCCGAGGTCGGCGGGTGGAACGGCGACAGCGCCCGGAGCTTCGTGGTCGCGGGGCCCGCTGATCCTGCGCTGCCCGCCGCCGTGGTCGAGGCCCGTCGGCGCCTGAGCGACGTCACCGAGCAGTCGCTCTGGCACGGCATCGCGGCTCTGGCGTCCGCACGGCACCTCAACGAGGTCGGTGCGGCGGTCGAGGAGTACATCGAGTCGCAGGGCGACTACGGGATCCTGGAGGACTACGTGGGCCACGGCATCGGTCGTACCATGCACGAGGAGCCGCCCGTCTTCAACTACCGCGTGCGGGGCAACGGGCCGGCGGTGAAGCCGGGACTCGTCGTCGCCATCGAACCCATGGTGACCGCCGGGGGCATCGACACGGTGACGCAGGACGACGACTGGACGGTCACGACGGCCGACGGCAGCGACTCGGCGCACTGGGAGCACTCGGTCGCCGTGCACGCCGACGGCATCTGGGTGCTGACGGCGGCCGACGGCGGCGCCTCGGGGCTCGCGCCCATGGGCATCCGGCCGGTCCGTCCCGCGGGCTGA
- a CDS encoding adenylate kinase, translating into MTGGSDSGARLLIVGPPGAGKGTQAVRIAESYGIPAISTGDIFRANVKDETPLGVQVKAILDAGDYVPDSLTNELISDRLSQPDAAEGFLLDGYPRTADQVVFLDELLASKGEALSAVVQLVADRDEIVERLRKRALDQGRSDDTEDAIRHRQDVYLRETGPLIATYAERGLVLEVDGLGAIDVVADRIDAALSSRDIRPTAAA; encoded by the coding sequence GTGACGGGCGGAAGCGACAGCGGCGCACGCCTGCTCATCGTCGGTCCGCCCGGAGCCGGCAAGGGCACGCAGGCCGTGCGGATCGCCGAGAGCTACGGCATCCCGGCCATCTCGACCGGCGACATCTTCCGCGCGAACGTCAAAGACGAGACGCCCCTCGGCGTCCAGGTCAAGGCGATCCTCGACGCGGGCGACTACGTTCCCGACTCCCTGACGAACGAGCTCATCTCCGACCGCCTGTCGCAGCCCGACGCGGCCGAGGGCTTCCTCCTCGACGGCTACCCCCGGACCGCCGACCAGGTCGTCTTCCTCGACGAGCTGCTGGCATCCAAGGGCGAGGCGTTGAGCGCCGTCGTCCAGCTGGTCGCCGACCGCGACGAGATCGTGGAGCGCCTTCGCAAGCGTGCTCTCGACCAGGGCCGCAGCGACGACACCGAAGACGCGATCCGCCACCGCCAGGACGTCTACCTCCGCGAGACCGGTCCCCTGATCGCCACGTACGCCGAGCGCGGCCTCGTCCTCGAGGTCGACGGCCTGGGAGCGATCGACGTCGTCGCCGACCGGATCGACGCGGCGCTCTCGTCGCGCGACATCCGGCCGACGGCCGCCGCCTAG
- the rplE gene encoding 50S ribosomal protein L5 has translation MSDTATATPEATVPAENRQPRLKAKYQAEILQQLKSDFGFTNVHQVPGLVKIVVNTGVGEAARDSKVMDGAVKDLTAITGQKPQVTKARKSIAQFKLREGQPIGAHVTLRGDRAWEFLDRLLSLALPRIRDFRGLSDRQFDGNGNYTFGLNEQSMFHEIDQDRIDRVRGFDITVVTTAKTDDEGRALLKALGFPFRTADQAN, from the coding sequence ATGAGTGACACCGCAACCGCAACGCCCGAGGCCACTGTGCCGGCTGAGAATCGCCAGCCGCGCCTCAAGGCGAAGTACCAGGCCGAGATCCTGCAGCAGCTCAAGAGCGACTTCGGCTTCACGAACGTGCACCAGGTGCCCGGACTCGTGAAGATCGTCGTCAACACCGGCGTCGGCGAGGCCGCTCGCGACTCGAAGGTCATGGATGGCGCGGTCAAGGACCTCACCGCCATCACCGGCCAGAAGCCGCAGGTCACGAAGGCCCGCAAGTCGATCGCCCAGTTCAAGCTGCGCGAGGGTCAGCCCATCGGCGCTCACGTCACGCTCCGTGGCGACCGCGCCTGGGAGTTCCTCGACCGGCTCCTGTCGCTCGCCCTGCCCCGCATCCGCGACTTCCGTGGTCTCAGCGACCGCCAGTTCGACGGAAACGGCAACTACACCTTCGGTCTCAACGAGCAGAGCATGTTCCACGAGATCGATCAGGACCGCATCGATCGCGTCCGCGGCTTCGACATCACCGTCGTCACCACGGCCAAGACCGACGACGAGGGCCGGGCTCTGCTCAAGGCTCTCGGCTTCCCGTTCCGCACGGCCGACCAGGCCAACTAA
- the infA gene encoding translation initiation factor IF-1, with product MAKKDGVIEIEGAVVEALPNAMFRVELSNGHKVLAHISGKMRQHYIRILPEDRVIVELSPYDLTRGRIVYRYK from the coding sequence ATGGCCAAAAAAGACGGTGTCATCGAAATCGAAGGCGCAGTGGTCGAAGCTCTGCCGAACGCGATGTTTCGCGTGGAGCTGAGCAACGGGCACAAGGTTCTCGCCCACATCTCCGGAAAGATGCGTCAGCACTACATCCGCATCCTCCCCGAAGACCGTGTGATCGTCGAGCTGAGCCCCTACGACCTGACCCGCGGCCGGATCGTCTACCGCTACAAGTAG
- the rpmC gene encoding 50S ribosomal protein L29 has translation MAIGSKELRPTELDTFEDERLVDELKKSKEELFNLRFQSATGQLENHGRVRAVKRDIARIYTVLRERELGIRATPAPVAAAPKAAAKKSSKKAAEKPADEAPAAEAAETAEESK, from the coding sequence ATGGCGATCGGATCCAAGGAGCTCCGCCCCACTGAGCTCGACACCTTCGAAGACGAGCGACTCGTCGACGAACTCAAGAAGTCCAAGGAAGAGCTGTTCAACCTGCGCTTCCAGTCGGCCACGGGCCAGCTCGAGAACCACGGCCGCGTGCGCGCCGTGAAGCGCGACATCGCCCGTATCTACACGGTCCTGCGCGAGCGCGAGCTCGGCATCCGTGCCACCCCCGCCCCGGTCGCGGCCGCTCCCAAGGCCGCCGCGAAGAAGTCGAGCAAGAAGGCCGCTGAGAAGCCGGCCGACGAGGCTCCTGCTGCCGAGGCCGCCGAAACCGCCGAGGAGAGCAAGTAA
- the rpsH gene encoding 30S ribosomal protein S8, with translation MTMTDPVADLLTRLRNANSAFHDTVSLPSSKLKSHIAEILQKEGFIDGWKIADARVGQTLTIDLKYGPNRERSIVGIKRVSKPGLRVYAKSTEIPQVLGGLGVAILSTSSGLLTDREAEQKGVGGEVLAYVW, from the coding sequence ATGACGATGACAGATCCGGTCGCAGACCTGCTGACCAGACTGCGCAACGCGAACTCGGCGTTCCACGACACCGTGTCGCTGCCGAGCTCCAAGCTCAAGTCCCACATCGCCGAGATCCTCCAGAAGGAGGGCTTCATCGACGGTTGGAAGATCGCCGACGCCCGCGTCGGACAGACCCTCACCATCGACCTCAAGTACGGCCCCAACCGCGAGCGCTCCATCGTGGGCATCAAGCGCGTGTCGAAGCCGGGCCTCCGGGTCTACGCGAAGTCGACCGAGATCCCTCAGGTCCTCGGCGGACTCGGCGTGGCCATCCTGTCGACTTCCTCCGGTCTGCTGACCGACCGCGAGGCCGAGCAGAAGGGCGTGGGTGGGGAAGTCCTCGCCTACGTGTGGTAA
- the rplP gene encoding 50S ribosomal protein L16 — protein sequence MLIPRRVKHRKQHHPGRSGQATGGTRVSFGEYGIQALTPAYVTNRQIESARIAMTRHIKRGGKVWINIYPDRPLTKKPAETRMGSGKGSPEWWVANVKPGRVLFELSGVSEDVAKEALTRAIHKLPLKARIIKREEGDA from the coding sequence ATGTTGATCCCCCGTCGTGTCAAGCACCGCAAGCAGCACCACCCCGGCCGTTCCGGCCAGGCCACCGGTGGCACTCGCGTGAGCTTCGGTGAGTACGGCATCCAGGCGCTCACGCCTGCCTACGTCACCAACCGTCAGATCGAGTCCGCTCGTATCGCCATGACCCGTCACATCAAGCGCGGTGGGAAGGTGTGGATCAACATCTACCCGGACCGCCCGCTGACCAAGAAGCCCGCCGAGACCCGCATGGGTTCCGGTAAGGGTTCGCCCGAGTGGTGGGTCGCCAACGTCAAGCCGGGTCGCGTGCTCTTCGAGCTCAGCGGCGTCAGCGAGGATGTGGCCAAAGAGGCCCTCACTCGTGCAATCCACAAGCTGCCCCTGAAGGCACGCATCATCAAGCGCGAGGAGGGCGACGCATAA
- the rplO gene encoding 50S ribosomal protein L15 — protein sequence MADEKAPKAAAPKAAAAKKPAASKAAASTSTTTKAAPAASKAASTDVARPQILKVHHLRPAPGAKKDRTRVGRGEGSKGKTAGRGTKGTKARYSVKIGFEGGQMPLHMRTPKLRGFKNPFRVEYQVVNLEKLADLYPNGGDVTVGDLVAKGAVRKNEKVKVLGNGDLAVKLNVVVDKVSGSAEEKIVAAGGTVTK from the coding sequence ATGGCTGACGAGAAGGCCCCCAAGGCCGCGGCCCCCAAGGCTGCTGCCGCCAAGAAGCCCGCCGCCTCCAAGGCCGCCGCTTCCACCAGCACCACCACGAAGGCGGCTCCTGCCGCTTCCAAGGCCGCGTCCACCGACGTCGCCCGTCCGCAGATCCTCAAGGTCCACCACCTTCGTCCGGCTCCCGGTGCCAAGAAGGACCGGACCCGCGTCGGACGCGGTGAGGGCTCGAAGGGTAAGACCGCCGGTCGCGGTACCAAGGGCACGAAGGCCCGTTACTCGGTCAAGATCGGCTTCGAGGGTGGGCAGATGCCTCTGCACATGCGCACCCCGAAGCTGCGCGGGTTCAAGAACCCGTTCCGCGTCGAGTACCAGGTCGTCAACCTGGAGAAGCTGGCCGACCTCTACCCGAACGGTGGCGACGTCACCGTGGGCGACCTCGTCGCCAAGGGTGCCGTTCGCAAGAACGAGAAGGTCAAGGTCCTCGGCAACGGCGACCTCGCCGTCAAGCTGAACGTCGTCGTCGACAAGGTCTCCGGCTCCGCCGAAGAGAAGATCGTCGCCGCCGGCGGTACCGTCACCAAGTAG
- the rpmD gene encoding 50S ribosomal protein L30 yields the protein MAQLRVTQIKSKISEKQNQRDTLRSLGLKRIGQTVVRPDDKQNRGYVSTVAHLVKVEEID from the coding sequence ATGGCGCAGCTTCGCGTGACTCAGATCAAGTCCAAAATTAGCGAGAAGCAGAACCAGCGCGACACGCTGCGGAGCTTGGGTCTCAAGCGAATCGGCCAGACGGTCGTTCGCCCGGACGACAAGCAGAACCGTGGCTACGTCTCGACGGTCGCTCACCTCGTCAAGGTCGAGGAGATTGACTAA
- the secY gene encoding preprotein translocase subunit SecY has protein sequence MFRAVGRIFRTPDLRRKIGFTLGIIALFRLGSFIPSPFVDYSNVQVCLAGNQQTSGLYELVNLFSGGALLQLSIFALGIMPYITSSIIVQLLRVVIPHFDALYKEGQSGQAKLTQYTRYLTIALGILQSTTLITVARSGALFGSSTVSECSQLITNDAWYAILLMVITMTAGTGLIMWMGELITERGIGNGMSLLIFTSIAAKFPTALWAIEQSKSFEVFLGVIAIGIVIMGLVVFVEQSQRRIPVQYAKRMVGRRTYGGNNTYIPIKVNMAGVVPVIFASSLLYLPALVAQFNTPSDGSAPAAWVTWVQTNLTSGDKPLYMLLYFLLIIGFTYFYVAITFNPEEVADNMKKYGGFIPGIRAGRPTADYLDYVLTRVTLPGSLYLGLVALIPLIALATVGANQNFPFGGASILIIVGVGLETVKQVDSQLQQRHYEGLLR, from the coding sequence GTGTTCAGAGCTGTTGGGCGGATCTTCCGCACGCCAGACCTTCGCAGGAAGATCGGGTTCACGCTCGGCATCATTGCGCTCTTCCGGCTGGGGTCCTTCATCCCCTCGCCGTTCGTCGACTACAGCAACGTCCAGGTCTGCCTCGCCGGCAACCAGCAGACGTCCGGTCTCTACGAGCTGGTCAACCTGTTCTCGGGCGGCGCTCTCCTGCAGCTGTCGATCTTCGCGCTGGGCATCATGCCCTACATCACGTCGTCGATCATCGTGCAGTTGCTCCGCGTGGTCATCCCGCACTTCGACGCCCTCTACAAGGAGGGTCAGTCGGGCCAGGCCAAGCTGACGCAGTACACGCGCTACCTGACCATCGCGCTGGGCATCCTGCAGTCCACCACTCTGATCACCGTCGCCCGATCCGGTGCGCTGTTCGGCTCCTCCACCGTCTCGGAGTGCAGCCAGCTCATCACGAACGACGCGTGGTACGCGATCCTCCTCATGGTCATCACGATGACCGCCGGTACCGGCCTCATCATGTGGATGGGCGAGCTCATCACGGAGCGCGGCATCGGCAACGGCATGTCGCTCCTCATCTTCACGTCGATCGCGGCCAAGTTCCCCACCGCCCTCTGGGCCATCGAGCAGTCGAAGAGCTTCGAGGTCTTCCTCGGGGTGATCGCCATCGGCATCGTGATCATGGGCCTCGTGGTGTTCGTCGAGCAGTCCCAGCGCCGGATCCCCGTGCAGTACGCGAAACGCATGGTGGGTCGACGCACCTACGGCGGCAACAACACGTACATCCCGATCAAGGTGAACATGGCCGGCGTCGTGCCCGTCATCTTCGCGTCGTCGCTGCTGTACCTGCCCGCCCTGGTCGCGCAGTTCAACACCCCGTCCGACGGATCCGCTCCGGCCGCCTGGGTCACCTGGGTCCAGACGAACCTCACGTCGGGCGACAAGCCGCTCTACATGCTCCTGTACTTCCTGCTCATCATCGGCTTCACGTACTTCTACGTCGCGATCACCTTCAACCCCGAAGAGGTCGCCGACAACATGAAGAAGTACGGCGGGTTCATCCCCGGAATCCGCGCGGGTCGTCCCACGGCCGATTACCTCGACTACGTCCTGACGCGCGTCACCCTGCCCGGCTCGCTCTATCTGGGCCTCGTGGCGCTCATCCCGCTCATCGCTCTGGCCACCGTCGGCGCCAATCAGAACTTCCCCTTCGGTGGCGCGAGCATCCTGATCATCGTCGGCGTCGGTCTCGAGACCGTGAAGCAGGTCGACTCCCAGCTCCAGCAGCGTCACTACGAGGGACTCCTGCGGTGA
- the rpsK gene encoding 30S ribosomal protein S11 — translation MAAPKSAARKPRRKEKKNVAVGQAHIKSTFNNTIVSITDPSGAVLSWASSGAVGFKGSRKSTPFAAQLAAESAARQAQEHGVKKVDVFVKGPGSGRETAIRSLQAAGLEVGSINDVTPQAHNGCRPPKRRRV, via the coding sequence TTGGCAGCACCGAAGTCGGCCGCGCGTAAGCCCCGCCGTAAAGAGAAGAAGAACGTCGCCGTGGGCCAGGCCCACATCAAGTCGACGTTCAACAACACCATCGTTTCCATCACCGACCCGTCGGGTGCCGTCCTGAGCTGGGCGTCCTCCGGGGCCGTCGGCTTCAAGGGCTCGCGCAAGTCGACGCCGTTCGCGGCGCAGCTCGCCGCCGAGTCCGCTGCGCGTCAGGCGCAGGAGCACGGCGTCAAGAAGGTCGACGTCTTCGTGAAGGGCCCGGGTTCCGGCCGCGAGACCGCGATCCGCTCTCTTCAGGCCGCCGGCCTCGAGGTCGGTTCGATCAACGACGTGACCCCGCAGGCGCACAACGGCTGCCGTCCGCCG
- the rplN gene encoding 50S ribosomal protein L14 — protein sequence MIQQESRLKVADNTGAKEILTIRVLGGSGRRYAGLGDVIVATVKDAIPGGNVKKGDVVKAVIVRTKKEVRRTDGSYIKFDENAAVILKADGDPRGTRIFGPVGRELRDKKFMKIISLAPEVI from the coding sequence ATGATTCAGCAGGAATCCCGCCTCAAGGTCGCTGACAACACCGGTGCCAAGGAGATCCTCACCATCCGCGTTCTCGGTGGCTCCGGCCGTCGCTACGCCGGCCTCGGTGACGTCATCGTCGCCACGGTGAAGGACGCCATCCCCGGCGGCAACGTCAAGAAGGGCGACGTCGTCAAGGCGGTCATCGTCCGCACCAAGAAGGAGGTCCGTCGCACCGACGGCTCCTACATCAAGTTCGATGAGAACGCCGCAGTGATCCTGAAGGCTGACGGGGACCCCCGCGGGACCCGCATCTTCGGACCGGTCGGTCGCGAGCTTCGCGACAAGAAGTTCATGAAGATCATCTCGCTGGCACCGGAGGTTATCTAA
- the rpsC gene encoding 30S ribosomal protein S3 produces MGQKVNPYGFRLGITTDHVSRWFSDSTKAGQRYSDYVAEDIKIRNLLKTSLDRAGVAKIEIERTRDRVRVDIHTARPGIVIGRRGAEAERIRADLEKLTGKQIQLNILEVKNPEAEAQLVAQGIAEQLSARVAFRRAMRKGLQGAQRAGAKGVRIQVSGRLGGAEMSRSEFYREGRVPLHTLRANIDYGFYEAKTTFGRIGVKVWIYKGDITNKELAREQANQKSSRPERRNDRGGDRDRGPRGGNTRAPQQDAPVTAGAEA; encoded by the coding sequence GTACGGCTTCCGTCTCGGAATCACCACCGACCACGTGTCGCGCTGGTTCTCCGACAGCACGAAGGCCGGCCAGCGGTACAGCGACTACGTCGCCGAAGACATCAAGATCCGCAACCTGCTCAAGACCTCGCTCGACCGCGCCGGCGTGGCCAAGATCGAGATCGAGCGCACCCGCGACCGCGTCCGCGTCGACATCCACACCGCCCGTCCGGGCATCGTGATCGGTCGTCGTGGCGCCGAGGCCGAGCGCATCCGCGCCGACCTCGAGAAGCTCACGGGCAAGCAGATCCAGCTCAACATCCTCGAGGTGAAGAACCCCGAGGCCGAGGCTCAGCTGGTCGCCCAGGGCATCGCCGAGCAGCTCAGCGCCCGCGTGGCCTTCCGCCGCGCGATGCGCAAGGGTCTCCAGGGTGCTCAGCGCGCCGGAGCCAAGGGTGTCCGCATCCAGGTCTCGGGTCGTCTCGGCGGCGCCGAGATGAGCCGCTCGGAGTTCTACCGCGAGGGCCGCGTGCCCCTGCACACGCTCCGCGCCAACATCGACTACGGCTTCTACGAGGCCAAGACCACCTTCGGTCGCATCGGTGTGAAGGTCTGGATCTACAAGGGCGACATCACCAACAAAGAGCTCGCGCGCGAGCAGGCGAACCAGAAGTCGTCGCGCCCCGAGCGTCGTAACGACCGCGGCGGCGACCGCGACCGCGGACCGCGTGGTGGCAACACCCGCGCTCCGCAGCAGGACGCCCCCGTCACCGCAGGAGCTGAGGCGTAA
- the rpsQ gene encoding 30S ribosomal protein S17 — MATEKKTAAAETPVLVRGYRKTRRGYVTSDKMEKTIVVEVEDRVKHPLYGKVIRRTSKVKVHDEANSAGIGDLVVISETRPLSASKRWRLVEILEKAK; from the coding sequence ATGGCTACCGAGAAGAAGACCGCGGCGGCCGAGACTCCTGTTCTCGTCCGCGGTTACCGCAAGACCCGTCGTGGCTACGTCACGAGCGACAAGATGGAGAAGACCATCGTCGTGGAGGTGGAGGACCGCGTGAAGCACCCCCTCTACGGCAAGGTCATCCGCCGCACCTCCAAGGTGAAGGTCCACGACGAGGCCAACTCGGCCGGCATCGGCGACCTCGTCGTGATCAGCGAGACCCGTCCGCTCAGCGCTTCCAAGCGCTGGCGTCTGGTCGAGATCCTCGAGAAGGCGAAGTAG
- the rpsM gene encoding 30S ribosomal protein S13 encodes MARLAGVDIPREKRVEVALTYIYGVGRTRALKTLEETSIDGNIRVKDLSDDQLVLLRDYIEGNFKVEGDLRREVAADIRRKVEIGSYEGIRHRRGLPVRGQRTKTNARTRKGPKRTVAGKKKAR; translated from the coding sequence ATGGCACGTCTAGCAGGCGTTGACATCCCGCGCGAAAAGCGCGTGGAAGTCGCACTGACCTACATCTACGGAGTCGGCCGCACGCGCGCGCTGAAGACTCTCGAAGAGACTTCGATCGACGGCAACATCCGCGTCAAGGACCTCAGCGACGACCAGCTCGTCCTGCTCCGCGACTACATCGAGGGCAACTTCAAGGTCGAGGGTGACCTCCGCCGCGAGGTCGCCGCCGACATCCGCCGCAAGGTGGAGATCGGAAGCTACGAGGGCATCCGCCACCGCCGCGGTCTGCCCGTCCGCGGCCAGCGCACCAAGACCAACGCTCGTACCCGCAAGGGCCCGAAGCGCACGGTCGCCGGCAAGAAGAAGGCTCGATAG
- the rplF gene encoding 50S ribosomal protein L6, with protein sequence MSRIGRLPIPIPTGVDVKIDGQAVTVKGPKGELSLVIASPIEAKLEEGTVLVTRPDDERSSRSLHGLTRTLIANQITGVTQGYSKGLEIVGTGYRVQAKGSNIEFALGYSHPITVEPPTGISFTVEGNNKLTVTGIDKQAVGEVAANIRKLRKPEPYKGKGVRYAGEVVRRKAGKSGK encoded by the coding sequence ATGTCACGAATCGGACGCCTCCCCATTCCGATCCCCACCGGGGTCGATGTGAAGATCGACGGCCAGGCCGTCACCGTCAAGGGCCCGAAGGGCGAGCTCTCGCTCGTCATCGCCAGCCCCATCGAGGCCAAGTTGGAGGAGGGCACCGTTCTGGTGACCCGTCCTGACGACGAGCGCTCCTCGCGTTCGCTCCACGGCCTCACCCGCACGCTCATCGCGAACCAGATCACCGGCGTCACCCAGGGCTACTCCAAGGGCCTCGAGATCGTCGGAACCGGTTACCGCGTGCAGGCCAAGGGCTCGAACATCGAGTTCGCCCTCGGCTACTCCCACCCCATCACCGTCGAGCCGCCCACGGGCATCAGCTTCACGGTCGAGGGCAACAACAAGCTCACCGTCACCGGCATCGACAAGCAGGCCGTCGGCGAAGTCGCTGCGAACATCCGCAAGCTTCGCAAGCCCGAGCCCTACAAGGGCAAGGGTGTCCGCTACGCCGGCGAGGTCGTCCGCCGCAAGGCCGGAAAGTCAGGTAAGTAA
- the rplX gene encoding 50S ribosomal protein L24 — MANIKKGDLVQVISGPSQARGGDRGKQGKVIEVLVEKNRVVVEGVNFVTKHVRVGQTQRGTKTGGIETHEASIHVSNVALVDPKTKKPTRVGFREETVTKDGVTKTVRVRFAKKSGEDL, encoded by the coding sequence ATGGCAAACATCAAGAAGGGTGACCTGGTCCAGGTCATCTCCGGCCCCTCGCAGGCCCGCGGCGGAGACCGCGGAAAGCAGGGCAAGGTCATCGAGGTCCTCGTGGAGAAGAACCGCGTGGTCGTGGAGGGTGTCAACTTCGTCACCAAGCACGTCCGCGTCGGTCAGACTCAGCGCGGCACCAAGACCGGTGGCATCGAGACGCACGAGGCTTCGATCCACGTGTCGAACGTCGCGCTCGTCGACCCCAAGACCAAGAAGCCGACCCGCGTCGGATTCCGCGAAGAGACGGTCACGAAAGACGGAGTCACCAAGACCGTCCGTGTCCGTTTCGCCAAGAAGTCGGGGGAGGACCTCTGA
- the rpmJ gene encoding 50S ribosomal protein L36: protein MKVKPSVKRICEHCKVIRRNGRVMVICNSNPRHKQRQG, encoded by the coding sequence ATGAAGGTCAAGCCCAGCGTCAAGCGCATCTGCGAGCACTGCAAGGTGATTCGCCGCAACGGTCGCGTCATGGTGATCTGCAACAGCAACCCGCGCCACAAGCAGCGCCAGGGTTAG
- the rplR gene encoding 50S ribosomal protein L18, producing MGLGTRGKSKSAATARRHTRLRKKVVGTELRPRLVVTRSARHVFVQVVDDSKGHTVASASTLEADLRSFDGDKTAKARKVGELVAERAKSAGIEAVVFDRGGNKYAGRVAAIAEGAREGGLDL from the coding sequence ATGGGTCTCGGAACCAGAGGTAAGAGCAAGTCGGCCGCCACGGCGCGCCGTCACACCCGCCTTCGCAAGAAGGTCGTGGGCACCGAACTCCGCCCGCGTCTCGTCGTCACCCGTTCGGCCCGTCACGTCTTCGTGCAGGTCGTCGACGACAGCAAGGGCCACACCGTCGCCAGCGCATCGACCCTCGAGGCCGACCTGCGTTCCTTCGACGGTGACAAGACGGCCAAGGCGCGCAAGGTCGGCGAACTCGTCGCCGAGCGTGCCAAGTCGGCCGGTATCGAGGCGGTCGTGTTCGACCGCGGTGGTAACAAGTACGCCGGACGCGTCGCGGCAATCGCCGAGGGCGCCCGGGAAGGTGGGTTGGACCTGTGA